In the genome of Salvelinus sp. IW2-2015 unplaced genomic scaffold, ASM291031v2 Un_scaffold3054, whole genome shotgun sequence, one region contains:
- the LOC112075268 gene encoding eukaryotic peptide chain release factor GTP-binding subunit ERF3A: MEVAETAAPVENGDSEMTTEETWDLKGVEPNEEEPGGGPGGDGGPIVVEEILEEEVLEEEEDLPIMPKVVALPPDAPKKEHVNVVFIGHVDAGKSTIGGQIMYLTGMVEKRTLEKYEREAKEKNRETWYLSWALDTNQEERDKGKTVEVGRAYFETEKKHFTILDAPGHKSFVPNMIGGASQADLAVLVSPYQEGEFETGFEKGGQTREHANVGQTAGVKHLIILVNKMDDPTVNWSLERYEECKEKLVPFLKKVGFNPKKDIHFMPCSGLTGANLKEPVESCTWYTGLPFIPHLDSLPNLNRVSDGPVRLPIVDKYKDMGTVILGKLESGSISKAQQLVMMPNRHTVEVLSLLSDDVETDDASPGENLKLRLKGIEEEEILPGFILCNAENLCHSGRTFDAQIVIIEHKSIICPGYNAVLHIHTCIEEVQITALICLVDKKSGEKSKTRPRFVKQDQVCIARLRTAGTICLETFKDFPQMGRFTLRDEGKTIAIGKVLKLVAERD, encoded by the exons ATGGAGGTCGCAGAAACTGCAG CCCCGGTGGAGAACGGCGACTCTGAAATGACCACAGAGGAGACATGGGACCTGAAAGGGGTGGAGCCCAATGAGGAAGAACCAGGAGGAGGGCCTGGTGGCGACGGGGGACCAATAGTTGTTGAGGAGATTCTGGAGGAGGAAGTcctagaggaggaggaagacttgCCAATCATGCCTAAAGTGGTCGCCCTCCCACCAGACGCGCCCAAGAAGGAACATGTGAACGTGGTGTTCATCGGGCATGTTG ATGCTGGCAAGTCTACCATCGGAGGACAAATCAT GTATTTAACAGGCATGGTGGAGAAGAGAACTCTGGAGAAGTATGAAAGAGAAGCCAAGGAGAAGAACAGGGAAACCTG GTACCTCTCCTGGGCTCTGGACACTAACCAGGAGGAGCGAGACAAGGGGAAGACTGTGGAGGTGGGCAGAGCGTACTTTGAAACTGAGAAAAAGCACTTTACCATCCTGGATGCGCCAGGCCACAAAAGCTTTGTGCCCAATATGATCGGAGGAGCGTCGCAAGCTGACCTGGCTGTGCTGGTGAGTCCATA CCAGGAAGGAGAGTTTGAGACGGGCTTTGAGAAGGGTGGACAGACACGGGAGCACGCCAATGTTGGCCAAACGGCGGGGGTGAAGCATCTGATCATCCTCGTCAACAAAATGGACGACCCCACAGTGAACTGGAGCCTAGAGAG GTACGAAGAATGCAAGGAAAAACTAGTGCCATTTTTGAAGAAGGTTGGCTTCAACCCCAAGAAAGACATTCACTTCATGCCCTGCTCCGGCCTCACAGGAGCCAACCTCAAGGAGCCTGTTGAGTCGTGCACTTGGTATAC gGGGTTACCATTCATTCCACATCTGGACAGTTTGCCAAACTTAAACAGAGTGAGCGACGGACCAGTCAGATTACCCATCGTAGACAAATACAAG GACATGGGTACTGTCATCCTGGGGAAACTGGAGTCAGGGTCCATCAGTAAAGCACAGCAGCTTGTCATGATGCCAAACAGG CACACAGTGGAGGTGTTGAGCCTGCTGAGTGATGACGTGGAGACAGACGATGCTTCTCCTGGAGAGAACCTGAAGCTGAGACTGAAGGGCATCGAGGAGGAGGAGATCCTGCCAGGCTTCATCCTCTGTAACGCTGAGAACCTCTGCCACTCTGGACGCACCTTTGACGCCCAG ATTGTCATCATTGAACACAAGTCCATTATCTGCCCTGGTTACAATGCTGTCCTCCACATCCACACCTGCATCGAAGAAGTGCAAATTACG GCCTTAATCTGTCTGGTAGACAAGAAGTCGGGAGAGAAAAGTAAGACGCGACCGCGCTTTGTGAAACAGGACCAGGTGTGCATTGCCCGTCTGCGCACCGCCGGAACCATCTGCCTTGAAACCTTCAAAGACTTCCCCCAGATGGGACGGTTCACCCTACGGGATGAAG
- the LOC112075270 gene encoding LOW QUALITY PROTEIN: pyridoxal-dependent decarboxylase domain-containing protein 1-like (The sequence of the model RefSeq protein was modified relative to this genomic sequence to represent the inferred CDS: substituted 1 base at 1 genomic stop codon) has translation MRAMKILEDGETSGLQDTTRQFQQDPVYSLDPYRRQDAECRRAGQHGCLGQQPSSLTLPQCWNSGETQKLITRIASDTPNTLWALQTLPVASAYYHEDDRGGGGGSAALGLLKVCRLRHNQHTRLMRDLTPTRHTTVLNFQDQIQLSLYPETTHLQAWPGQHLCAQLGLPLSSLCTVPCNTMFGSQHQMDIALLDKLIREDVETGKLPLLLIANAGTPGAGHTDKLGRLKELCEQYGMWLHIEGVNLATLALGEVSSPVTAATRSDSMTLTLGPWLGLPAVPAVTLYRHEDPALSLAAGLTSSQPVEKLRALPLWLSLQYLGHDGIVEKIRHAVELSQQLLEKLKTLASIKTSVGXSLNSPVVVFRFSQETSAESSGGSVEGYFAGEREVLDSLNRWLCERLAQLVPASGVDIVELEDEGTCVRFTPLMTAAALGTQRCDVDLLVERLTELVPVLNCTLRLRLDFREEVYRHSALSYIEDLSWPGLGAVRYEPRIEELNDSKRQLEVEKINSELLVKLGDLDADLIFSTGLEFGPEKDCIFIGMATEDLDVAELVDTIAALGRDIEENGRLLENMTEVVRKGIQEAELQLQKDNQDKLMEEGVLRQIPLVGSVLNWFSPFQSTVKGRTFNLAAGSLDSTEPIYSMKAQTGGLASPETPTSSAKRLPGQRLFRREGAGGSDSHSETSSVGQAEDLSRERFPQPTTPNPPSPVPDEAVSVPLRVQRPPRCWLNRAHAG, from the exons ATGAGGGCCATGAAGATCTTGGAGGATGGCGAAA CATCCGGATTGCAAGATACCACACGACAGTTCCAGCAGGACCCAGTATATTCCCTGGACCCCTACAGGAGA CAGGATGCAGAATGTCGGAGAGCAGGTCAACATGGTTGTCTAGGACAACAGCCTAGCAGCCTGACACTCCCTCAGTGCTGGAACAGCGGAGAGACTCAGAAGCTGATCACACGCATCGCGTCTGACACACCCAACACGCTCTGGGCTCTGCAGACTCTTCCAG TGGCCTCAGCATACTACCATGAAgatgacagagggggggggggggggagcgcgGCGCTGGGCCTGCTGAAGGTGTGTCGCCTGCGTCATAATCAACACACCCGCCTGATGAGGGACTTAACTCCCACAAGGCATACTACCGTGCTCAACTTCCAGGACCAGATCCAACTGTCACTCTACCCAGAGACCACCCACCTGCAGGCCTGGCCTGGACAGCACCTCTGCGCCCAA CTGGGTCTGCCTCTGTCCAGCCTGTGCACCGTCCCCTGTAACACCATGTTTGGATCCCAGCACCAAATG GACATAGCGTTGCTGGACAAGCTGATTAGAGAGGATGTGGAGACTGGGAAGCTTCCATTGCTGCTGATTGCCAATGCTG GCACCCCTGGGGCGGGACACACAGACAAGCTGGGCCGTCTAAAGGAGCTGTGTGAACAGTATGGCATGTGGCTCCACATAGAAGG GGTCAACTTGGCCACCCTGGCTCTGGGGGAGGTCTCGTCCCCCGTGACG GCGGCCACCAGGAGTGACAGTATGACCCTGACCCTGGGTCCGTGGCTGGGCCTGCCTGCTGTCCCAGCTGTCACCCTCTACAGACACGAGGACCCAGCCCTG TCTCTGGCAGCTGGGTTGACCTCCAGTCAGCCAGTAGAGAAGCTGCGTGCCCTGCCTCTCTGGCTCTCCCTGCAGTACCTGGGCCACGATGGGATAGTGGAGAAGATTAGACACGCTGTAGAGCTC AGCCAACAGCTTCTGGAGAAACTGAAGACTCTGGCTTCCATAAAGACTTCAGTAG GATGAAGCCTCAACTCTCCAGTAGTAGTGTTTAGGTTCTCCCAGGAGACCAGTGCAG AATCCAGTGGTGGTTCTGTGGAGGGCTActttgctggagagagagaagtgctaGATTCCCTCAACAGATGG CTGTGTGAGCGGTTGGCACAGCTGGTGCCCGCCAGCGGGGTAGACATAGTGGAGTTGGAGGACGAGGGCACCTGTGTCCGCTTCACCCCTCTTATGACCGccgcag CCCTGGGGACCCAGAGGTGTGACGTGGATCTGCTGGTGGAGCGGTTGACTGAGCTGGTTCCTGTGCTGAACTGTACGCTGCGTCTCAGACTGGACTTCAGAGAGGAGGTGTACCGCCACTCTGCCCTCAGTTACATAGAGGACCTCAGCTGGCCTGGCCTGGGAGCCGTCAG GTATGAGCCGAGGATTGAGGAGCTGAACGACAGTAAGAGACAGTTGGAGGTGGAGAAGATCAACAGTGAGCTGCTGGTGAAACTAGGGGATCTGGATGCAGACCTCATCTTCTCCACCG GCCTGGAGTTCGGACCCGAGAAGGACTGCATATTTATTGGCATGGCAACGGAGGACCTAGACGTTGCAGAGCTAGTGGATACGATAGCCGCCCTGGGGAGGGACATAGAGGAAAACGGCAGG CTATTAGAGAACATGACAGAGGTGGTGAGGAAAGGCATCCAGGAGGCAGAGCTCCAGCTCCAGAAAGACAACCAGGACAAACtcatggaggag ggtgtgtTGAGACAGATTCCTCTGGTCGGCTCCGTGTTGAACTGGTTCTCTCCGTTCCAGAGCACTGTGAAGGGCAGAACCTTTAACCTGGCTGCAG GTTCCCTGGACTCCACAGAGCCCATCTACTCCATGAAGGCCCAGACAGGTGGGCTGGCGTCGCCAGAAACCCCTACCTCCTCTGCCAAGAGACTGCCAG GACAGAGGCTGTTCCGGCGCGAGGGTGCAGGGGGCTCTGACTCCCACAGTGAGACAAGCTCCGTGGGCCAGGCTGAGGATCTCTCCAGGGAGAGGTTCCCACAACCCACCACACCCAACCCACCTTCCCCTGTCCCAGACGAGGCGGTTTCCGTGCCCCTGAGAGTCCAGAGACCCCCCAGGTGCTGGCTGAACCGAGCCCACGCAGGATAA